The sequence AATGGCCTGGCTGTGCAGCTGGCAGACGCGCGACTCGGTCACTTCCAGCACGGCGGCAATCTCCTTGAGATTCATATCGTGCTCGTAGTACATGCCCATCACGTATTTTTCACGTTCGGGCAGGCTGTCGATGGCTTCCACCAGGGCGGCACGCAGGCGGTGGTCGCGCAGCATGGCCATGGGGTCGGCGCTGTTGTCGGCCACATAGCGGTCGAGAAAGCTTTCCTCGTCGTCCTGGCCGGGGGACAGATCTTCCAGATAGAACAGCTGGGTGCCGCGCACCTTGCTCAGCAGGCTTTGGTAGTCGTCCAGCGACAGCGCCATGGCGTCGGCGATTTCGGATTCGCGGGGCGCGCGGCCCAGCGTTTGCTCCAGCCGGCGGATGGTGACTTCAATGTCTTTCTGGCCCTTGCGCGAGCTGCGGCTCATCCAGTCGTTCTCGCGCAGCTCATCGAGCATGGCGCCGCGGATGCGTTGGCTGGCAAAGGTTTCAAACTGAACGCCCTGCGCACTTTCGTAGCGCGACAACGCCTCGGCCAGGCCGATCATGCCCACCTGAATCAGATCGTCCAGTTCCACGTTCGGTGGCAACTTGGCGATCATGTAGTGGGCGATACGGCGCACCAGCGGGGCGTGCTGGCGAATCAGCGCGTCTCTATCAAGCTGGCCATGGGCGGTGTACATCAGATCAGTGGCTCCACTCGGTATGAACAGCCGTCTGTGGCGGTGCCACAGGCTCGGCTTGCTCTAAGCATTGTAGCGACCAACGTTGCAGTTGCCGGGGATGCTGGGGGTTGAGCTGCATCACCAGCGGCTCCACATGCAGGTGGTGCATGGCGCACTTGACCACCATTTGCAGATTGTGTGCGATGCCGGTGTCCGGGCTCATGGTGACCAGCTTGGCGGTCAGGCCGGCATGCATCAGCGTGTGCTTGAGCGCACGGTAGCTGCGCAGCACATTGCGGCCCTGGGCAGGCACCATCAGCAGCGGTGGGCGGGTAGCACCTTGCAGCACGGGGCTGAGCAGCAGTTCCGGCGCCACGATCACCACCAGTGCGTGGTTGCGTAGGTGGCGGTGCAGCAAATCCAGGGCGCGCACACCTTGCTGGCGTGCACGGTGGGCCAGTTGCACCAGGCCGCGCGCGGCGGGCAGGGTGGCCACGCTGTGGCTGGCCTCATGCCCCACGGGCAGGGCGACAAAGCCGGTGCCGCTGTGGGGCTGCAGCAGATCCTGCAGGCCGGGAGATTCGGTGGTTTCCTTTTGCGTGCCATCCAGCACCACCACGGGGTAGCCCTGTTGCTGCAAAAGCGCGCAGGCCGCCCACAGATCCTGGGTGCCAGCCATGTCGCCGCCAGGGAGCACGCTGAGCACACGCAGCTGCGATGCCGGGCCTTGCCATTGCAGGCCGTCGCCTTGGTGGAGGCTGTGCTCAAGCATGCAGGGCTCCGGCGCTGCGCGGCGATTCCGCGAAGAAGAAGTCCAGGTCCAGTGCCGATGGGTCAAAGGCCGAGCGGCTTTGGGTGCGCATGGAGGTGGCAACCAGTTCCGAGGCGTTGGCGCGCTCGAAGTCTTCAGGCACGCGCTGGCCGTTGGTGATGCCGCGCAGCTGCATCTGGTGGCGCACCAGGGCGTCCAGCGCAGGGCCCAGCTTCACGGCTTCGTCCACCTTGGAGAGGATGGTCTGCTTGCAGCCTTCGCTCTTGAAGGCGCCCAGGGCTTCGTCCAGGGTGTCGCCCTGGCTGCCGGCGTTGAGCACCAGCAGGCGCTGCACGCGCGGCAGGTCCAGCACGTTCAGAATGTCGTCCTTGCGCGGGTCACGGGGGGCCACGCCGGTGGTGTCGATCAGCACCATCTTCTTGCCGGACAGCAGGCTCAGCAGATCTTGCAGCGCCGCCTTGTCGTGGGCCAGATGGGCCACTACACCCAGCATGCGGCCGTAGGCGCGCAGCTGCTCATGGCCGCCGACGCGGTAGGTGTCCAGGGTGATCAGGCCCACGTTGTGGGCGCCGTGTACCTGAGCGCACAGGGCGGCCAGCTTGGCAGCCGTCGTGGTCTTGCCCACGCCGGTGGCACCCACCAGGGCGAAGACGCCGCCGGTTTCGTAAATAGGCGCCTGCTTGGCGTCGGTGTGCAGATTGCGTTCCAGCACGCCCATCAGCCAGCGCAGGGCTTCGGCAGGGCCGGCGCTCTGGGGCATGCGTTCCAGCAGGGCACGGCCCAGTGCGGGCGAGTAGCCGGCGCGGATGAGCTTGACCATCAGATTGGAGTGCAGCGGGCTGCGCTGGGTCTGGTTCAGCCAGGACAGGGTGTTGAAACGCTCTTCGATCAAGTCCTTCATGGACTGCAGCTCGTTCATCACCTGGGTGCCGGCGACGGGGGCCATGGCGGCAGCGTTCTTGCGTGGCTCCACGGGCAGCTCCACGGCCAGGCCGCGCAGCGGGTTGTGCTTGAGCACCGTGGGCGCTGTGGGCAGGGGGGCGCTATCGCGCACGGCGTCCAGGCGGTTCTTGCGGGCAAAGGTGGGCAGCTCGGCAGTGGCTTCATCTTCCATGCCGGGGTTGGCACCACGGCGGCGCAGCATGCGTTCGCGCACATAGTCCTGGAAGGACAGGGTGCTCATGGCCAGCTGCTCGGTGTCTTCGGCCACGCTTTGCTGGGGCGAAGCCTTCATGACCTTGGGGGCTCGGGTTTCCTCGGCCTCGCGAGCCTGGATGGCAGATTGCAGACGCGAGCTGGGGCGGCTGTTCTGGTCCAGCTTGCCCAGGCCGTCTTCCGACGTGGCCATGACTTCCACACCCGTAGCGGTGCTGCGGTTGGACAGAATCAATGTGCCTTCTCCGAAGACAGCCCGTGCTTTGGCCAGGGCCTCGCGGGAGGTGGGGGCGGTAAAGCGTTGGATGTTCATGCGGATGCACCTTTAAGGATGGGGCCAATGCGGATGGTGTGCGTCTCGGGGATTTCGCTGTGGGCGAGCACCTGCAGACGGGGCGCGACACGACGTACCAGCTTGGAAATGGTGTTGCGAATGGAATCGGGAACCAGCAGGCAGGCGGGCAAGCCCATTTCTTCCTGGCGGTTGGCCACTTCGGCGGCGCGCTGGGTCAGCACGTCGGCCACGCCCGGGTCCAGCGACGGAGCGCTGGGGTTGGCCAGTGCCTGCACCAGCAGGCGCTCCAGACCGGGTTCGATGGCAATGACGTTGAGCTCGCGCGTCGGGCCGTAAATCTGTTGCACGATGGCCGGCGACAGCGCAATGCGCACGCGGCGGGCCAGTTCGGCGGGGTCCTGGGTGCTGCCTGCATGCTCGGCCAGCGTCTCGATGATGGTGCGGATGTCACGGATGTGCACCGAGTCCTCCAGCAGCAGCTGGAGTACTTTTTGGAACGTCGTGATGGACACCATTTTGGGAATGACTTCTTCGATCAGCTTGGGGGCCAGCTTGGCGACATGCTCCACCAGCTGCTGCACTTCGGTACGGCTGAGCAGCTTGGAGGCCTGGACTTGCATCAAGTGTGACAAATGCGTCGCCATGACGGTTTCCGAATCAACGACGGTAAAACCAGCCATTTGCGCGGCTTCTTTCTGGCGCTCGTCGATCCAGTGGGCCGGCAGGCCGAAAGCGGGGTCGGTGGTGGGGGTGCCAATCAGCGGTGTGCTGATGCCGCCCGGGTTGATGGCCAGGTACATGCCGGGGAAGGCCTCGCCCTCGCCCACCATCACGCCGCGCAAGGTGATGCGGTAGGCGCTGGGCTTGAGTTCCAGGTTGTCGCGCACATGCACGGCCGGGGGCAGAAAGCCCACTTCCTGGGCGAACTTGCGGCGCACGCCCTTGATGCGGGTCAGCAGGTCGCCCTGGCGGCTCTTGTCCACCAAGGCGATCAGGCGGTAGCCCAGCTCCAGGCCCAGCAGGTCCACGGGCTGCAAATCGTCCCAGGTGGCTTCGCTGTCTTGCTGGGCTTGGGCCACGGCGGCTTGCTTCTGGCTTTCGCCGCTGGACTCGGACGAGGCCTGCTGCTTTTTGCGGTGGATCATCCAGGCGGCATAGCCAAAGGCCGAGCCCATGGACAGGAACACCAGATGGGGCATGTTGGGAATAAGGCCCAACATGATCAGGATGGCGCCGGTAATGCCCAGGGCACGCGGCGACATGAACATCTGGGAGGCGATCTGCTTGCCGGTGTCTGCGTCCTTGCCCACGCGCGAGATCACCATGGCCGAAGCCACCGAGATCAGCAGGCCGGGAATCTGTGCCACCAGGGCGTCACCCACGGCCAGCAGGATGTAGCTATTGGCCGCATCACCCGCCGACAGGCCGTGCTGGGCCATGCCGATGATGAAGCCGCCGAAGATGTTGATCACCAGAATCAAGATGCCGGCAATGGCGTCACCACGCACGAATTTGGAGGCGCCGTCCATGGAGCCGAAGAAGTTGGCTTCTTCCTGCACTTCCAGGCGGCGGCGCTTGGCCTCGGCCTCGTCGATCAGGCCGGCATTCAGGTCGGCGTCCACAGCCATTTGCTTGCCGGGCATGGCGTCCAGGGTGAAGCGGGCCGAGACTTCGGCAATACGCTCCGCACCCTTGGTAATCACCACGAAGTTGATCACCACCAGGATGGCGAACACGATCAGACCCACGGCGAAGTTGCCGCCAATCAGGAAGTGACCGAAGGCCTCGATCACCGCACCTGCTGCACCGGGACCGGTGTGGCCTTCCATCAGCACCACCCGGGTGGATGCCACGTTCAGCGACAGGCGCATCAATGTGGTGAGCAGCAGCACCGAGGGAAAGGCCGCGAAGTCCAGCGGCTTGATCATGTAGGCCGCCACCATCATCACCATCAGGGCGATGGCGATGTTCAGCGTGAAGAAGGTGTCCAG comes from Comamonas sp. GB3 AK4-5 and encodes:
- the flhF gene encoding flagellar biosynthesis protein FlhF, which encodes MNIQRFTAPTSREALAKARAVFGEGTLILSNRSTATGVEVMATSEDGLGKLDQNSRPSSRLQSAIQAREAEETRAPKVMKASPQQSVAEDTEQLAMSTLSFQDYVRERMLRRRGANPGMEDEATAELPTFARKNRLDAVRDSAPLPTAPTVLKHNPLRGLAVELPVEPRKNAAAMAPVAGTQVMNELQSMKDLIEERFNTLSWLNQTQRSPLHSNLMVKLIRAGYSPALGRALLERMPQSAGPAEALRWLMGVLERNLHTDAKQAPIYETGGVFALVGATGVGKTTTAAKLAALCAQVHGAHNVGLITLDTYRVGGHEQLRAYGRMLGVVAHLAHDKAALQDLLSLLSGKKMVLIDTTGVAPRDPRKDDILNVLDLPRVQRLLVLNAGSQGDTLDEALGAFKSEGCKQTILSKVDEAVKLGPALDALVRHQMQLRGITNGQRVPEDFERANASELVATSMRTQSRSAFDPSALDLDFFFAESPRSAGALHA
- the flhA gene encoding flagellar biosynthesis protein FlhA, with protein sequence MNTAALKKQMQQWTGTHGAAVQGLAAPILVIAILALMVLPIPTWMLDTFFTLNIAIALMVMMVAAYMIKPLDFAAFPSVLLLTTLMRLSLNVASTRVVLMEGHTGPGAAGAVIEAFGHFLIGGNFAVGLIVFAILVVINFVVITKGAERIAEVSARFTLDAMPGKQMAVDADLNAGLIDEAEAKRRRLEVQEEANFFGSMDGASKFVRGDAIAGILILVINIFGGFIIGMAQHGLSAGDAANSYILLAVGDALVAQIPGLLISVASAMVISRVGKDADTGKQIASQMFMSPRALGITGAILIMLGLIPNMPHLVFLSMGSAFGYAAWMIHRKKQQASSESSGESQKQAAVAQAQQDSEATWDDLQPVDLLGLELGYRLIALVDKSRQGDLLTRIKGVRRKFAQEVGFLPPAVHVRDNLELKPSAYRITLRGVMVGEGEAFPGMYLAINPGGISTPLIGTPTTDPAFGLPAHWIDERQKEAAQMAGFTVVDSETVMATHLSHLMQVQASKLLSRTEVQQLVEHVAKLAPKLIEEVIPKMVSITTFQKVLQLLLEDSVHIRDIRTIIETLAEHAGSTQDPAELARRVRIALSPAIVQQIYGPTRELNVIAIEPGLERLLVQALANPSAPSLDPGVADVLTQRAAEVANRQEEMGLPACLLVPDSIRNTISKLVRRVAPRLQVLAHSEIPETHTIRIGPILKGASA
- a CDS encoding RNA polymerase sigma factor FliA, whose amino-acid sequence is MYTAHGQLDRDALIRQHAPLVRRIAHYMIAKLPPNVELDDLIQVGMIGLAEALSRYESAQGVQFETFASQRIRGAMLDELRENDWMSRSSRKGQKDIEVTIRRLEQTLGRAPRESEIADAMALSLDDYQSLLSKVRGTQLFYLEDLSPGQDDEESFLDRYVADNSADPMAMLRDHRLRAALVEAIDSLPEREKYVMGMYYEHDMNLKEIAAVLEVTESRVCQLHSQAIARLRTKMRAH